A single genomic interval of Lathyrus oleraceus cultivar Zhongwan6 chromosome 7, CAAS_Psat_ZW6_1.0, whole genome shotgun sequence harbors:
- the LOC127108496 gene encoding calnexin homolog: MGEPKLIPLAIFPLLFFVISTSSLHLLTASDADDAIFYESFDEAFDGRWILSDKDEYNGVWEHAKSEGHEDYGLLVSQKARKYAIVKELDEPVSLKDKSVVLQFETRLQNGLECGGAYIKYLRPQEAGWKPKEFGNDSPYSIMFGPDKCGATNKVHFIFKHKNPKSGEYVEHHLKFPPSVPSDKLSHVYTAILKPDNKLQILIDGEEKKKANFLSSEDFEPSLIPPKTIPDPEDKKPEDWDEREKIPDPNAVKPDDWDEDAPLEIVDDEAEKPEGWLDDEPEEVDDPEATRPEDWDDEEDGEWEAPKVTNPKCEAAPGCGEWKRPMKKNPAYKGKWHAPLIENPAYKGIWKPQDIPNPDYFELKKPDFEPIAAIGIEIWTMQDGILFDNILIAKDDKIAASYRETTWKPKFFVEKEKQKEEDSDTESSGLASIQKKVFDLLYKIADIPFLSAYKLKIHNIIEKGESQPNLTVGILVAVVVIVLSIFLRAIFGGKKTPARVVKTDTPATETSTSQGDGENEEDKEEETSKAPRRRVKRDN, encoded by the exons ATGGGAGAACCAAAGCTAATCCCTCTGGCAATTTTTCCACTGCTCTTCTTCGTGATTTCTACCTCATCGTTACACCTTCTCACTGCTTCCGATGCCGATGACGCG ATCTTCTACGAATCATTTGACGAGGCTTTTGATGGTCGTTGGATCCTTTCCGATAAGGATGAATACAACG GTGTTTGGGAGCATGCAAAGAGCGAGGGTCATGAAGATTACGGGCTTCTTGTCAGCCAGAAAGCAAGAAAATATGCGATAGTAAAAGAACTTGATGAGCCTGTGAGTCTTAAGGATAAATCAGTTGTTCTTCAGTTTGAGACTCGCCTTCAGAATGGCCTCGAGTGTGGTGGTGCATACATAAAATATCTTCGACCACAGGAGGCCGGTTGGAAGCCCAAGGAATTTGGCAATGATTCTCCATATTCAATTATGTTTGGTCCTGACAAGTGTGGAGCCACAAACAAGGTGCATTTCATTTTCAAGCATAAGAATCCCAAGAGTGGGGAGTATGTTGAACATCATCTCAAGTTTCCTCCATCCGTTCCTTCTGACAAATTATCTCATGTGTACACCGCTATTTTAAAACCAGACAACAAGTTACAAATTTTGATTGATGGAGAAGAGAAGAAAAAAGCAAATTTCTTATCTTCTGAGGATTTCGAGCCTTCCCTTATCCCTCCCAAGACAATCCCTGATCCTGAAGATAAGAAACCTGAAGACTGGGACGAGAGAGAGAAAATTCCAGACCCAAATGCAGTAAAGCCAGATGACTGGGATGAAGATGCACCCTTGGAAATTGTTGATGACGAAGCTGAAAAACCTGAAGGATGGTTGGATGATGAGCCTGAGGAGGTAGATGACCCAGAAGCTACAAGACCAGAAGATTGGGACGATGAGGAGGATGGTGAATGGGAAGCCCCAAAGGTTACCAACCCAAAGTGTGAAGCAGCCCCTGGTTGTGGTGAGTGGAAGAGGCCAATGAAGAAGAATCCAGCATATAAGGGAAAATGGCATGCTCCCCTTATTGAAAATCCAGCTTATAAGGGTATATGGAAGCCTCAGGATATTCCAAACCCGGATTACTTTGAGCTTAAAAAACCTGATTTTGAGCCTATTGCTGCTATTGGTATTGAGATTTGGACAATGCAAGACGGTATATTGTTTGACAATATTTTGATAGCTAAAGATGATAAGATTGCAGCATCATACCGAGAGACTACATGGAAACCCAAGTTTTTTGTTGAGAAAGAGAAACAGAAGGAAGAAGATTCGGACACTGAATCAAGTGGTCTTGCAAGCATCCAA AAGAAGGTATTTGACCTATTATACAAGATTGCAGACATTCCCTTCCTGAGTGCCTACAAGCTTAAAATACAT AATATAATTGAAAAGGGTGAATCACAGCCGAATCTCACAGTTGGAATTCTTGTAGCTGTTGTGGTTATTGTCTTGTCAATTTTCCTCAGGGCCATATTTGGTGGGAAGAAAACGCCA GCAAGAGTGGTGAAGACAGACACACCAGCCACGGAAACTTCCACTAGCCAAGGTGATGGAGAGAATGAAGAAGACAAAGAGGAGGAAACATCAAAGGCTCCACGCCGAAGGGTAAAGCGAGACAATTAA